The following proteins come from a genomic window of Pseudomonas hygromyciniae:
- a CDS encoding AraC family transcriptional regulator gives MMHNAFATLCQGGEQRPHSLEQMLAGVAMLLPMLDVIPNATMFIKDVQARYVMANRTLVQRCGLKDRRPLLGKTSAEVFPAQLGPGYTEQDRRVLEQGLVLEDQLELHLYGSREPGWCLTHKWPLHNHEGAIIGLAGISVDLQSASETHPAYQRLAAVDEHIRAHFNQRVTLGELTRIAGISVAQLERYCKRVFHLTPRQMIQKVRLEHAHRLLHTDLPITDVALQCGYTDHSAFTRQFKALTGFTPRQYRQATS, from the coding sequence ATGATGCACAACGCGTTTGCAACCCTGTGCCAGGGCGGCGAGCAGCGCCCACACAGCCTCGAACAGATGCTGGCGGGCGTGGCCATGCTGTTGCCGATGCTCGACGTGATTCCCAATGCGACGATGTTTATCAAGGACGTGCAGGCGCGCTACGTCATGGCCAACCGCACCCTGGTGCAGCGCTGCGGCTTGAAAGATCGGCGCCCGTTACTGGGCAAGACCAGCGCCGAGGTGTTTCCCGCGCAGTTGGGGCCGGGTTACACCGAGCAGGATCGGCGCGTGCTGGAGCAGGGCCTGGTGCTGGAGGATCAACTGGAGTTGCACCTGTATGGCAGCCGCGAACCCGGTTGGTGCCTGACCCACAAATGGCCGTTGCACAACCACGAAGGCGCGATCATCGGCCTGGCTGGGATTTCGGTCGACCTGCAATCCGCCAGTGAGACCCACCCGGCCTATCAGCGCCTGGCGGCCGTGGACGAACACATCCGCGCCCACTTCAACCAGCGCGTGACCCTCGGAGAACTGACACGCATCGCCGGCATCTCGGTGGCGCAACTGGAGCGCTACTGCAAGCGCGTATTCCACCTGACGCCCCGGCAGATGATCCAGAAAGTGCGCCTGGAACATGCCCATCGCCTATTGCACACCGACCTGCCGATCACCGATGTGGCGTTGCAATGCGGCTACACCGACCACAGTGCATTCACCCGCCAGTTCAAGGCGTTGACCGGCTTTACGCCGCGTCAGTATCGCCAGGCCACCAGCTAA
- a CDS encoding 4-hydroxyproline epimerase, producing the protein MKRLHVIDSHTGGEPTRLILNGFPQLAGQSIADKLENLRSEHDHWRRACLLEPRGNDVLVGALYCEPVSAGATCGVIFFNNAGYLGMCGHGTIGLVASLHYLGHIAPGVHSIDTPVGPVSATLHADGAVTLRNVPAYRYRRQVPVDVAGYGRVYGDIAWGGNWFFLVSEHGQDLHMANVDALTDFTWAMLKALEAQGIHGEDGALIDHIELFADDDQADSRNFVMCPGKAYDRSPCGTGTSAKLACLAADGKLQAGEPWVQASITASQFEGRFEWEGERIRPFITGRAYMTADSTLLIDEQDPFAWGI; encoded by the coding sequence ATGAAACGATTGCACGTGATTGACTCCCATACCGGCGGCGAACCGACGCGCCTGATCCTCAATGGCTTCCCGCAGCTTGCCGGCCAGAGCATCGCCGACAAGCTCGAAAACCTGCGCAGCGAACACGACCACTGGCGCCGCGCCTGCCTGCTGGAACCCCGTGGCAACGATGTACTGGTCGGCGCGCTGTACTGCGAGCCGGTCTCTGCGGGAGCCACCTGCGGGGTGATTTTCTTCAACAATGCCGGCTACCTCGGCATGTGTGGCCACGGCACCATCGGCCTGGTCGCCTCGTTGCACTACCTGGGGCACATCGCGCCGGGGGTACACAGCATCGACACGCCGGTGGGCCCGGTCAGCGCCACCTTGCATGCGGATGGCGCCGTGACCTTGCGCAATGTGCCCGCCTATCGCTATCGCCGGCAGGTGCCGGTGGATGTGGCGGGGTATGGCCGTGTCTACGGTGATATTGCCTGGGGCGGCAACTGGTTTTTCCTGGTGTCCGAGCACGGCCAGGATTTGCACATGGCCAATGTCGATGCCCTCACCGACTTCACCTGGGCCATGCTCAAGGCCCTCGAAGCCCAAGGCATCCATGGCGAAGACGGCGCGTTGATCGACCATATCGAACTGTTCGCCGATGACGACCAGGCCGACAGCCGCAACTTCGTCATGTGCCCCGGCAAAGCCTACGACCGCTCGCCCTGCGGCACCGGCACCAGCGCCAAGCTGGCGTGCCTGGCCGCCGATGGCAAGCTTCAGGCCGGCGAGCCATGGGTACAAGCCAGCATCACCGCCAGCCAATTCGAAGGCCGTTTTGAATGGGAGGGCGAACGCATCCGCCCGTTCATCACCGGCCGCGCCTACATGACCGCCGACAGCACCTTGCTGATCGACGAACAGGATCCCTTCGCCTGGGGCATTTGA
- a CDS encoding dihydrodipicolinate synthase family protein has translation MSDNIFTGCIPALMTPCTAERQPDFDALVAKGRELIDIGMSAVVYCGSMGDWPLLTEAQRQEGVARLVAAGIPTIVGTGAVNSREAVAHAAHAAKVGAHGLMVIPRVLSRGASATAQKAHFAAILSAAPNLPSVIYNSPYYGFATRADLFFELRREYPNLIGFKEFGGGADLRYAAEHITSKDDDVTLMVGVDTQVVHGFVNCNATGAITGIGNALPREVLQLVALSKKAAKGDAKARRQARELEAALAVLSSFDEGCDLVLYYKHLMVLNGDLEYSLHFNPSDVLSDAQRRYAENQYALFRQWYANWSAEQNVD, from the coding sequence ATGAGCGATAACATCTTCACCGGCTGCATCCCAGCCCTGATGACCCCCTGCACCGCCGAGCGCCAGCCGGACTTCGACGCCCTGGTCGCCAAGGGCCGCGAGCTGATCGATATCGGCATGAGCGCCGTGGTGTATTGCGGCTCCATGGGCGACTGGCCGTTGCTCACCGAAGCCCAGCGCCAGGAAGGCGTGGCGCGCCTGGTGGCGGCGGGTATCCCGACCATCGTCGGCACCGGTGCGGTCAACAGCCGTGAGGCCGTCGCCCATGCGGCCCACGCGGCCAAGGTCGGCGCCCATGGCTTGATGGTCATCCCGCGCGTGCTGTCCCGTGGCGCCTCGGCCACCGCGCAAAAGGCCCACTTCGCGGCGATCCTCAGCGCCGCGCCGAACCTGCCGTCAGTGATTTACAACAGCCCCTACTACGGCTTTGCCACCCGCGCCGACCTGTTCTTTGAACTGCGCCGCGAGTACCCGAACCTGATCGGTTTCAAAGAATTCGGTGGCGGCGCAGACCTGCGTTACGCCGCTGAACACATCACCTCCAAGGACGATGACGTGACCCTGATGGTGGGTGTGGATACCCAAGTGGTGCACGGTTTCGTCAACTGCAACGCCACCGGCGCCATCACTGGTATCGGCAACGCCCTGCCACGGGAAGTCCTGCAACTGGTGGCCCTGAGCAAGAAAGCCGCCAAGGGCGATGCCAAGGCGCGGCGCCAGGCCCGTGAACTGGAAGCCGCGCTGGCGGTGCTGTCGTCCTTCGATGAAGGCTGCGACCTGGTGCTCTATTACAAGCACTTGATGGTGCTCAATGGCGATCTGGAATACAGCCTGCACTTCAACCCAAGCGATGTGCTCAGCGATGCCCAGCGCCGCTATGCCGAGAACCAGTACGCGCTGTTCCGCCAGTGGTACGCCAACTGGTCGGCAGAACAGAACGTCGACTGA
- a CDS encoding aldehyde dehydrogenase (NADP(+)) has translation MTLTGNMLIGQHSIPGTGAALRALNPATNAALEPAYPGGSAEHVAQACALAWSAFDSYRETSLLARAEFLETIANEIEALGDELIERAVAETGLPHARIQGERGRTCQQLRTFARTVRAGEWLDVRIDTAQPGRQPLPRADLRQRQVPLGPVAVFGASNFPLAFSVAGGDTASALAAGCPVIVKAHGAHPGTSELVGRALARAVKQCGLPEGVFSLLYGSGREVGIALVTDPRIKAVGFTGSQSGGIALCQAAQARPEPIPVYAEMSSINPVYLFPAALKARGEALAQGFVTSLTQGAGQFCTNPGLVIAVQGAQLEQFVSVASSLLQRSPAQTMLTPGIFQAYEAGVGALAEHAHPVASGLPAQGSNQCQAQLFSTHAQDFLANPHLQGEVFGAAALLVQCVDDGEMRRVTEHLEGQLTATLHLDEGDLEQAQGLLPTLERKAGRLLVNGWPTGVEVCDAMVHGGPFPATSDSRSTSVGTAAILRFLRPVCYQDFPDSLLPEALKQDNPLALRRLLDGQREA, from the coding sequence ATGACTCTGACAGGCAATATGCTGATCGGTCAGCACTCCATTCCCGGCACCGGCGCTGCCCTGCGCGCCCTCAACCCGGCCACCAACGCTGCGCTGGAGCCGGCCTATCCCGGCGGCTCGGCCGAACACGTGGCCCAGGCTTGCGCGCTGGCGTGGTCAGCCTTCGACAGCTACCGCGAGACATCGCTGCTGGCCCGCGCTGAATTCCTCGAAACCATCGCCAACGAAATCGAGGCCCTGGGCGATGAGTTGATCGAGCGCGCCGTGGCTGAAACCGGCTTGCCCCACGCGCGGATCCAGGGCGAACGGGGGCGCACCTGCCAGCAACTGCGCACCTTCGCCCGGACCGTACGCGCCGGCGAATGGCTGGACGTGCGAATCGATACTGCGCAACCAGGCCGCCAGCCCCTGCCCCGTGCCGACCTACGCCAACGCCAGGTGCCGTTGGGGCCGGTGGCCGTATTTGGCGCCAGCAACTTCCCGCTGGCGTTCTCGGTGGCCGGTGGTGACACCGCTTCAGCCCTCGCCGCCGGTTGCCCGGTGATCGTCAAGGCACACGGTGCCCACCCCGGCACCAGCGAACTGGTAGGCCGCGCGCTGGCCCGTGCCGTGAAGCAGTGTGGCCTGCCCGAAGGCGTATTCTCCCTGCTATACGGCTCTGGCCGTGAAGTGGGGATTGCCCTGGTCACCGACCCACGGATCAAGGCGGTAGGCTTTACCGGCTCGCAAAGTGGTGGCATCGCTTTATGCCAGGCGGCCCAGGCACGCCCGGAGCCGATCCCGGTGTATGCGGAAATGAGTTCGATCAATCCGGTGTATCTGTTCCCTGCCGCCCTCAAGGCACGCGGCGAGGCGCTGGCGCAAGGCTTCGTCACCTCACTGACCCAGGGTGCCGGGCAGTTCTGCACCAACCCAGGGCTGGTGATTGCGGTCCAGGGCGCGCAGCTGGAGCAGTTTGTCAGCGTTGCCAGCAGCCTGCTGCAACGCAGTCCGGCGCAGACCATGCTCACCCCTGGCATCTTCCAGGCCTATGAAGCAGGCGTCGGCGCACTGGCCGAGCATGCCCACCCCGTGGCCAGCGGGTTGCCAGCGCAAGGCTCGAACCAATGCCAGGCGCAGTTGTTTAGCACCCACGCGCAAGACTTCCTCGCCAACCCGCATTTGCAAGGTGAAGTCTTCGGCGCCGCCGCGTTGCTGGTGCAATGTGTCGACGATGGGGAAATGCGCCGGGTGACCGAACACCTCGAAGGCCAACTGACCGCCACCCTGCACCTGGATGAGGGCGATCTTGAACAAGCACAGGGATTGCTGCCGACCCTTGAGCGCAAGGCGGGCCGATTGCTGGTCAATGGCTGGCCGACCGGAGTCGAGGTGTGTGATGCCATGGTGCATGGCGGGCCGTTCCCCGCGACTTCGGACTCACGCTCGACCTCGGTGGGCACGGCCGCGATCCTGCGTTTCCTGCGCCCGGTGTGCTACCAGGACTTCCCCGACAGCCTGCTGCCCGAAGCCCTCAAACAAGACAATCCGCTCGCGTTGCGGCGCTTGCTCGACGGCCAGAGAGAAGCCTGA